CCAATTTTAGTCCAGTTCTTGAGCCTCTCAAAGTGTATGTAACACCTAAGCTACTTCTAACTCCCTTTGATTCTTTAGCCACTAATCCTGCATCTAATATCCTCATTCAGTCCTATACCCCATGGGTAAAATACCAGAAGGTAGAGCGGGAGGTGCAGGGGGACAGTGGTTACCAAAAAACCACATTGGAACTGCCCTGGAAGGAGCAGTGACTGAAAGTGTATCTTGGTTTTCCCTGAACCAGTTTAGGCTTCCCTAAATAAAGGGCTTTCTCATTTGTTCTCTGGCTAGGTTTGGGAATATTTTCTTGACCTTTTATGCTTCAAATTAGCCTTGCAAATTGGCTCAAAAAATATCTTAGCCTTCAAAGATGTTCTTTTACCTTCCGCATTATGGATCATTCCTATGCTTACCCATGCCTACAGCTCCTGTCATTAAGCAGTGAGAACACAGGACACATACTCAGCATAATTTAGTAGAAAGATCATAGAAATCAGGGGACAGAACTGATTGTATTTGGTATTGGCTCAATAGTTGATTTCAGAAGTACCTCCTTTAATGTCTCCCCACCCTGAGGCCCTGAGAATATAAAGAGAGAGTAATTTGTTTCATGGTTTGAAATTGGGATGGGTTGGTTACATTTCAGAGCCATCAGAGGTGAAACACCAGATAGTTGCTATGGATTTGGAGTACTCAGTGGTTTCAAAGCAttgttttgaagaaagaaaaacccaGGTTTTTGAGGGTTTTGTATCTGGACGTAGAGCAATGTAAGGGAGGATATATGGCTAAAGATAAAAATGTCTTTCTCATCTGCTTACAAACGCCTGGTACACGAAGCTTGGGTGGGAGGCTTGTATGCTTGGCAGAAAGTCTTAGTCACTCTTCAGCTGCTTTAGCACCAGGGCCTTTTGGCCGGAATATGCACATCTCCCTTTCCTTTAACCCTGATGGAAGCTGAGGAACCATCTAGCTCTGCACCATCAAGTTGGCGGTGCTTTAGCCTCGATCCTGCTGTAGAGGTGTTTGATGTCTCCATTTTTGCTCTTTTTGCCCCCAGTGTGCCCTGGAGATGCGAGATTTTCCTTTGGCAGCAGGAGGCACACACCCAGAGAATGCTGGAGCCGCAAGGGGACAGGACCCACTTCCACAgcggagaaaaacaaagaggaaaaaggcGTGCAGGTGGCCAGCGCTAAGGGACTCGCCCAGCAAGCAGTGGGCCACTGCCACTGTCCTCAGCAGCTGTTTCTGCTGCAGCCCGAGAGGAACTCGGTGAGCCCGTCCCTGTTGGTGGCTGCAAGCTCAGGATTTCAATCAATGCATTCCAGTAACCCTAAAGTGAGGAACTCTCCGTCAGGAAACACACAGAGGTGAGGGCTAGGGCCTGGCCCAGCTGCTCCTTGGGGATGTCATAGTGGACCATGAACGCTCATTGGTGGAACAACATGTTGAATTAGAAGcgaatggggaaagaaaaaaagataagtaaataGTGATAGAATAGTGAATCAGAGTTTAGGTTAGAGTTTTCCTCTGTTATTATTTGTCCATTATTACCTGGCCGCTCCTATTTACCACCCCTCTCCTCaccaaaacataaagaaaaagaccTTAAAGACCAGCCAGTACAGTGAGCTAAACTTGGCACATGAGGAAACCGAGACCTGGAATGGTGAGGAGGCCTAAGGTCCTAGAACTAAAACACCAGCCCCTGGACTCCCACCGTGAGGCCTTTTCCTCTGTTCCGTGGAAGTTAAGCTGATGCCCTAAAAGagttttttccttctcccctggCGGCAGTGGTTAGTGTGTCTGCGCTGGTGTGATACTGCTTGTTCAGGGAGTAGTGTCCTGGAGGGTTTCCCTAACCTGCCAGTCATGGGCAGGTTTCCTCGCACTCTCCTGGACCTGCTCGTATTTTCCAGTAGGGAGGCTAGTCTCTTGTTACAGCTGTTCCTTGTCATCAGCCGATGGGCGGGTGGTATTTTGATCTTAACGATGTCTGTTTGTTTACTCTGAGCTAGTCTTAGTGTGAGAGTCATTTCTCTATGTACATAGAAACCGTTGTCCTTTATTGACAGAAGCCCTAGAGATGGGTCCCCATGTGACTCTAGGGTTCCCAAGACCTGGCAGGCCACTCTGCTTGATCCTCCTCTCTGTTGAGAGCTCTGAAATgagagcaggggaggagggagcaagCAAGTGGCTGAGGTGAAAGGTGGGGTGGTTACTTAGTGGTCCAGGTCTCCTTGACCTATGATAAAAATCAGTCCTCCCTCATTTGTGCTGCCCAGTTGTATCCGGTGTCTGATCTCCCTTTGTTATTTGTCTCTTTTAGTAGCCCTAAGTCAAAGCAGGAGGTGATGGTCCGTCCCCCTACAGTGATGTCCCCATCTGGAAACCCCCAGCTGGATTCCAAATTCTCCAATCAGGGTAAACAGGGGGGCTCAGCCAGCCAATCCCAGCCATCCCCCTGTGACTCCAAGAGTGGGGGCCATACCCCTAAAGCACTCCCTGGCCCAGGTGGGAGCATGGGGCTGAAGAATGGGGCTGGAAATGGTGCCAAGGGCAAGGGGAAAAGGGAGCGAAGTATTTCCGCCGACTCCTTTGATCAGAGAGATCCTGGGACTCCAAACGATGACTCTGACATGAAAGGTATGTCTATAAGATATTTGAGACTCAGAGGGAAGTAGGTATTCCTGAGGAAAGGCCTCTGACGTTGGTGGATGCCAGAGAGCCTAATAGCAGCCACGTGGGGAGAGCAGGCGCATCAGATTCAGGAGTTCTCGCAGTTTAAGATGGAACTCTTTCTGGTTGTTTTCCTACTGACTGAAGAATAGTTTGGAACCACCTTGTTGACTTCTTGCTCTTGAGGATGCAAGCGTTTCAGGATGTTCCACGGCCCTAGCCACGTTCTTGTGGATGTTCCTGGCCTCCATGCTCTTTGTACTTAAGTGTCAAGCCGGTAGCTCCAGTTTGTCTACGCCAGGGTCCACCCTGGAGCGGTCTTTCTGACactcctcctcttctccatcaAATTCATCCTTCAAGACTTGGGTTTTGTGCACTCTGGCTGCCGGAGTTGTAGGCACAAGAGGCAGCCCTGGCACTAGTCCAGGTTTGTCACAGTCAGTTTCAGCGTGGCAGGAACGAGTGGCTACATGTAGTAGGCACAGTAGGCACCAAAATGGAGCGAGCCAGAAAGAGCATGGGACCAATGGCTGTGGTTTTAGGCTTTTTTCCTcctagtataaaataaaaaatcttaactATAGGCCAGAACATGAAACTAGTATTCAAGCAGGGGAAGTGTTACTTCCCGACCCAAATTTGAAACGAGAACCTGGGTGATCGTTCCCctgtctttcctttcttcttcaggTGTTTGTAGGAGGCCTGTTACGAGCGCCAGCACtatgctgggggctgggggtgccatggtcagcaaaacagaaacagttgcTATCCTCAAGGGTTTGAATGCACCTAGACAGCAGATCATTAAACAATTACAGTAAAATTTGATAAATGCTGAAATAAGGGGAGTTAGGGGGCTATGGGTCCAACTAGCAGGGGCAGCCAGTCCAGGAGGATCCGAAAGGGGTTTCCAGGAAGGAGGGACATTTATGCTAATATCTGAAGAATGCATAGTAGAGAAgtaaggaggtggggggagagtgcTTTGTAATTAGTCATTTAGGGAGAagtgtatttgtgtttttatgaaTAGAAGAGGTTTTCTCTTAGCAAGGTACTTCCTCCTTGAAATTCTCAAGGTGTTTGCATTATGATGCTGTAAATGCTGGCAGAAAAAagagttttattctttctatgaCATGACTCTTTTCATTCCTTTAGAATGTAATTCTGCTGACCACATAAAGTCCCAGGATTCCCAGCACACGCCACACTCGATGACCCCGTCAAATGCTACAGTCCCCAGGTCTTCCACCCCCTCCCATGGCCAGACTACTGCCCCAGAGCCCACACCTGCTCAGAAGACTCCCGCCAAAGTGGTGTATGTGTTTTCTACTGAGATGGCCAATAAGTAAGTTGATGGCTGTGTCTTGCTATTGGCGTGGCTTGCGTGTTTGGGCATCTAAGTTCTTATTCCCTTTGAAGATTGATCCTTTTTTTGCCCACTTGTATTATTACTTAAAGTTAACCCTACAGAAAgaggtaaaagaaaatataaaacctcCCACCCCtactccccagaggcaaccattGATGATACTTCCTTGGCTTTCCTTCCAGAAATTTTTTGTGCttgtacaaatatacatatatatacttttttaaacacaaaagggATTGATTGCACAATATACACTTTTCTGCAACttagtattctttttaaaatgacacaAGTAATGTCCATTTTGgaataattagaaaatgtaaataactaaaaaaaaaaaaatctcaggaatTTACAGAGATAACTactgtgaacattttggtacatacaTCTCTAGTGGATGGATGGAtcaatggatatttatttatttatttaaaatgtgaatataccctagtttttttcatttaagatttttaaaattaagatatagaATGCATCTTGGCAGCCTTTAATTATTATTAGGTGTGAGAATTCATTTTACCCTTCTTGGGTTGGGATTTTGAACTACGATTCTCTATAAAACACCTACTAGAGTGGATGGctttgaaggagaaaatcctGGGGGTTTTTAATACCTCTTTTGAGATTTGCTAATGGCTATCTTTTAATTTCAGAAGTTTGATGGTAAATGATAGACAAATAATGAAaacctttttctcttgatttcttctcATTCAACATTGCTGGTGGTTCTTTAtacttctccttcctctcttatACCAGTTTAATCGGGTTAAAGTGCTTTGGATTTACAGTTAGTGAAATAGGAACAAGTCCTAGTGTGTGCATCTCTTTTGTCTTTGCAGAGCTGCAGAAGCTGTATTGAAGGGCCAGGTTGAAACTATTGTCTCTTTCCACATCCAGAACATCTCTAACAGCAAGACAGAGAGAAGCACAGCCCCTCTGGTACGTCATTTTGGAAATGGAATAATGGTTTAAAGGTTCTGCAGTGACCGTTAAGGTGGGAGATGGTGAATTTCACTGATAGGGagagagtcttttttttcttctcccagttttattgagatacaactgACCGACAGCACCGTATAAGTTAAAAGTGTACAGCCTACTGTGCTGTATACTGTATACTTTAACTTACATACGTGACGAAATGATtaccatcatctcatatagatacaaaattaaagacatagaaaaaatatatattttttccttgtggtgagaactcttaggatgtactttcttaacaacttttatATAGAACATATGGCAgcattcattatatttatcatgttgtacattacattcttagtacttatttattctataactggaagtttgtgccttttgactacCCTCCtccaattctccctcccccagcccttccacttttggtaaccacaaatctgatctctttttctatgagtttgtttgtttgtttgtggtcattgacctacaacactatgttagtctGTGGTATacacatagtgattcgatatttctgtacatttcaaaatgatcaccatgataagtctagttactgtctatcaccatacaaagatattacataatcattgactgtattccccacactgtgcatttcatacccatgacttatttattttgtaactgaaagatTGTACCTTTTAATtttcctcacctatttctctcctctccccaaccccctctCCTCTTTCAgctacctgtttgttctctgtatctaggactctgtttctgtttagttatgtttgttcatttgctttgttttttagattccacatgtaggtgaaatcatacagtatttgtctttctctgtctgacttatttcacttagcctaaaccttctaggtccatccatgtttttgaaaatggcaagatttcattcttttttgtggctaagtaatattccattgtatatatgtaccacatcttctttatctattcatttattgatgggcacttaggttgtgtccatatcttggctattgtaaataatgctgcagtgaacttaagggtacatgtatcttttctaatcagtgtttttgttttctttggataaatacccaggagtgaaattgctggattgtatgttagttgtatttttaattttttgtggaatcaccacactgttttccatagtggctacaccaatttacattcccaccaacagtgtatgaaggttcaATGGGAGATAATCTTGATGGTATAAACTACATTCTGAGCATTTAACCTAATTGTGTGGTTTTAGGCATATCACACTGCATTGGCCTTTTCTACTAACATGCTGATACATTGATGAATTACTAGGAGAGAAGAGgtacaaaatagaaaagaagatatTTAGATATCTTAGGATTTCCATCATGTAGCCATCTCTGGGAAATTATGAATTCAGACCCTCTGTACAgagcaggattttaaaaaatagcaaacacTCTTGAGTTActtgaagaacagaaaaagagcagCAACAAAAACTACAGTACTGGAGTACATGCTGATGATACCATAATTAAGGTCTCAGTGACTTTCAAAATGATTCTTATTTATTTCAAAGTGAGAGAACCATTGAATGCTTTTAATTGCTTGATATTTCCAAAATGATAGTAAACGTTAGTCTGTTTCCTCTCTGGAACTTAAGCACCTACTATAAATTACATTAGAAAATGCACATAATGGTTGTTTTAATACATGTAGTGTTCCAAATTGAACCAAAAGAT
Above is a window of Balaenoptera acutorostrata chromosome 1, mBalAcu1.1, whole genome shotgun sequence DNA encoding:
- the LOC130709391 gene encoding uncharacterized LOC128071544 homolog; this encodes MRDFPLAAGGTHPENAGAARGQDPLPQRRKTKRKKACRWPALRDSPSKQWATATVLSSCFCCSPRGTR